A region of Astyanax mexicanus isolate ESR-SI-001 chromosome 23, AstMex3_surface, whole genome shotgun sequence DNA encodes the following proteins:
- the LOC103040695 gene encoding protein C19orf12 homolog: protein MAYRVNDIMKLCCEVSANQQMKAAVKNSGKGAAVAGGGAFVGGLLAGPVGIAAGGALGGLLGCWMTSGQFKPVPQIIMELPPQQQQKLYSDVMAVLGKLDWTDVAQLVALVMGNATMQQQVAAAVLSYVTKELRAEVRYGD from the exons ATGGCGTACCGGGTGAACGACATCATGAAGCTGTGCTGTGAGGTGTCTGCGAACCAGCAGATGAAAGCAGCAGTGAAGAATTCTGGGAAAGGAGCGGCGGTGGCCGGGGGCGGAGCCTTTGTGGGCGGGCTGTTAGCCGGACCTGTGGGAATCGCTGCTG GTGGCGCTCTGGGAGGCCTTCTGGGATGCTGGATGACCAGTGGTCAGTTTAAACCTGTTCCTCAGATCATCATGGAGCTGCctcctcagcagcagcagaaactctACTCTGACGTCATGGCGGTTCTGGGAAAGCTGGACTGGACGGATGTGGCCCAGCTGGTGGCGCTGGTGATGGGGAACGCCACGATGCAGCAGCAGGTTGCAGCTGCCGTCCTCAGCTACGTCACCAAAGAGCTGAGGGCGGAGGTGCGCTACGGAGACTGA
- the zgc:162297 gene encoding uncharacterized protein F13E9.13, mitochondrial encodes MKFAKLFGRLKSNVIGMIHVGALPGSPLSQAPLPVIIESACREAEQYTQARVDGLIIENMHDVPYVFDVGPEVCVCMTAVCTAVRRICPSLPIGVQILSAANRPALATALASGLDFIRAEGFVFSHVADEGLLNACAGELLRYRRNIGAEHVQIFTDIKKKHSAHALTADVSIAETARAAEFFLSDGLIVTGSATGVQANPEELKEVVKSVELPVLIGSGVTYDNVEHYLDANALIIGSHFKKNGRWENDVDPDRVKRFMEKMHELRK; translated from the exons ATGAAGTTTGCAAAACTGTTCGGACGTTTGAAGTCAAATGTTATCGGAATGATTCATGTTGGAGCTTTACCcg GCAGCCCGCTGAGCCAAGCTCCCCTTCCTGTGATTATTGAGTCGGCCTGTAGGGAAGCTGAGCAATACACCCAGGCCAGAGTG gatggGTTGATTATCGAGAACATGCATGATGTTCCGTATGTGTTTGATGTTGGtccggaggtgtgtgtgtgtatgacggCAGTGTGTACTGCAGTAAGGCGGATCTGTCCCTCTCTGCCCATCGGAGTCCAGATCCTGTCTGCTGCTAACCGGCCGGCACTGGCCACTGCACTGGCCTCAG GGCTGGATTTTATCCGAGCTGAGGGCTTTGTGTTCTCTCACGTTGCTGATGAAGGGCTGCTGAACGCGTGTGCTGGAGAACTCCTGCGATATCGGAGGAACATCGGAGCAGAACACGTACAAATATTTACAGACATCAAGAAAAAACACAG TGCTCATGCTCTCACAGCTGATGTCAGTATAGCTGAGACGGCTCGAGCGGCTGAGTTTTTCCTGTCGGACGGACTCATCGTCACAGGTTCGGCTACAGGGGTCCAGGCCAATCCTGAAgagcttaaag AAGTTGTCAAATCTGTGGAACTCCCGGTTCTAATTGGTTCTGGGGTGACTTACGACAACGTGGAGCATTACCTGGACGCTAACGCTCTGATCATCGGCTCCCACTTTAAGAAGAACGGCCGCTGGGAGAATGATGTGGATCCAGACCGAGTGAAGAGGTTCATGGAGAAGATGCATGAACTACGGAAATGA
- the si:ch211-260e23.9 gene encoding tumor protein p53-inducible nuclear protein 1: MISKIFSQLLGGAEGGADVRVEREGCEELVELEDGEWVIINLHENRSVDRIREDPLENLLIEHPSMSVYQMCRGRTEGEEEEEASDEDEEDSSRPVPVRHHVSWRLAAWGTPLPVLLSVQRARAHADGRKLTRGALHRQNLTNTRFSPADRRYGQFKQPTQRLYNY; the protein is encoded by the exons ATGATCAGTAAGATCTTCTCGCAGCTCCTGGGCGGGGCTGAGGGCGGAGCTGATGTGAGGGTGGAGAGGGAGGGCTGTGAGGAGCTGGTGGAGTTGGAAGATGGAGAATGGGTCATCATTAACCTTCATG AGAACCGTTCTGTAGACCGCATTAGAGAAGATCCTCTGGAGAACCTGCTGATCGAGCACCCGAGCATGTCCGTGTACCAGATGTGCCGCGGCAGAAccgagggagaggaggaggaggaggcttcAGACGAGGATGAAGAAGACTCTTCTAG GCCCGTGCCAGTCCGGCATCACGTGTCGTGGCGTTTGGCCGCCTGGGGCACCCCCCTGCCCGTCCTGCTCTCGGTGCAGCGGGCCAGAGCTCACGCAGACGGCAGGAAACTGACCCGCGGCGCCCTCCACAGGCAGAACCTCACCAACACACGCTTCTCTCCGGCTGACCGTCGCTACGGCCAGTTTAAACAGCCCACTCAGCGCCTCTACAACTACTGA
- the ccne1 gene encoding G1/S-specific cyclin-E1, whose amino-acid sequence MPSERVLNTEVNCTPDPDEALRNQSARSRKRKADVAIHLQDLDEEVTEMTKKKPCSAQTCWIPSTTCTSPRRWIPSPDEVEEPVALSSVGFTQYAARNIFVTPTRPSPLPSLCWASKDDVWNNLLKKDELYSHDTHVMERHPTLRPKMRVILLDWMMEVCEVYKLHRETFYLGQDYFDRFMATQENILQNTVQLIGISSLFIAAKMEEIYPPKVHQFAYVTDGACTDEEILSMEVIIMKELKWSLSPVTPVAWLNIYMQMAYLKETEEVLLMQYPQTTFVQIAELLDLCVLDLKSLEFSSSVLAASALFHFSSLELVIKVSGLKWSDMERCVRWMVPFAMSIREVGSSTLKTFKGIPEDDAHNIQTHASYIDWLGRAYEYKPVDLERSQSSPVPSGVLTPPPSSEKPEGSAS is encoded by the exons ATGCCCAGTGAGAGAGT ACTAAACACAGAAGTGAACTGCACTCCAGACCCAGATGAAGCTCTTCGGAACCAATCCGCTCGCTCCAGGAAGAGAAAGGCAGATGTTGCTATT catttacagGATCTGGATGAGGAGGTTACAGAGATGACCAAAAAGAAGCCATGCTCAGCACAG ACCTGCTGGATTCCCAGCACGACGTGCACCAGCCCGAGGAGGTGGATCCCGTCTCCTGATGAGGTTGAGGAACCGGTTGCTCTCAGCAGCGTGGGATTTACTCAGTACGCCGCCAGAAACATTTTTGTCACCCCCACACGACCATCCCCACTGCCTTCCCTGTG CTGGGCGAGTAAAGACGATGTGTGGAATAATCTGCTTAAAAAAGATGAGCTGTATTCACACGACACTCACGTAATGGAGCGACACCCGACCCTGCGGCCCAAAATGAGGGTCATTCTGCTGGACTGGATGATGGAG GTGTGTGAGGTGTATAAGTTACACAGAGaaactttttatttgggtcaGGATTACTTTGACCGTTTCATGGCGACGCAGGAGAACATTCTTCAGAACACGGTGCAGCTCATCGGCATCTCCTCGCTCTTCATCGCTGCCAAGATGGAG GAAATCTATCCTCCGAAGGTGCATCAGTTTGCATACGTTACTGACGGAGCGTGCACAGATGAGGAGATTCTCAGTATGGAGGTCATTATCATGAAG gaactgaagtggagTCTGAGTCCTGTAACTCCGGTTGCCTGGCTGAACATCTACATGCAGATGGCGTATCTGAAGGAGACTGAGGAGGTTCTGCTGATGCAGTATCCTCAGACAACGTTTGTACAGATCGCTGAG CTCCTGGATCTGTGTGTTCTGGATTTGAAGAGTTTGGAGTTCTCCAGCAGTGTTCTGGCAGCTTCGGCTCTGTTCCACTTCTCCTCTCTGGAGCTCGTCATTAAAGTCTCAG GGCTGAAGTGGAGTGATATGGAGCGCTGTGTGCGGTGGATGGTGCCGTTTGCCATGTCGATTCGGGAGGTGGGCAGCTCCACTCTGAAAACGTTTAAAGGAATCCCAGAGGACGACGCCCACAACATCCAAACACACGCTTCATACATCGACTGGCTG GGTCGGGCATACGAATACAAGCCAGTGGATTTGGAACGCAGCCAGAGTTCTCCTGTACCCTCAGGAGTTCTAACTCCGCCCCCCAGCAGCGAGAAACCGGAAGGCTCCGCCTCCTGA